The following are encoded in a window of Picosynechococcus sp. PCC 7002 genomic DNA:
- a CDS encoding TonB-dependent receptor domain-containing protein — MKQQARDSFALAVGSMMPVLIATQPAQAQTSAITGIEIIETLTGAEVFLQTTTAQLLEISTTQSDNTLITEVTNAQLRLPEGQPLQSTSFSNTIESVEVLQATENSVQIQITGMDALPEISTDLTIDGLFLRAQGSESNWVTDDGTETLELVVTATRTPEDPEDISRSVTIITRDQIATQAALNQNLGDILGQLVPGFGPTSDRAFTAASLRGRTASILVDGVPLNVNNRDFDRELKTIAPNAIERIEVVRGPSALYGGEATGGIINIITRRAGEERLVTQVELGVDAALGNFEGESFGNFLRYGLSGQENNVDYLVDLSRTSSGAIFDAEGDRIPVIQGNDESETFNILGKVGIALGEQQRLQFSANHYNSKRTTDVISDPIVDAIPGVQKAQALEVGELQFPAGGGPQTDRNTVFNVSYNHADLWGSNVSAQVYYRDNLSRTDPRDRRPRPFGIFQGELNSENWGGRLGVQTPLTPKLSLLWGADYDQETTSNTFNLFDPNAFDASNGQVNVLTEQRALVPPFDLNSLGLFTQVQWEATERLQLVGGIRYEKIDLAVGDYTTFFGDFIEGGRKDFDTVLFNAGLVYDASDHINLFANFAQGFSVPDFGLVLGFPDPGFSVASDVTVNQPQKVDEFELGIRGNWRNIQASIAGFYNQSDLGSTFEFNPSTGFFDILRAPERVYGIEATVDAQLNDTWNLGGTISWSEGEADLEDNGTYLPLSSARIQPLKLTAYVENETLPGWTNRLQALYVGSRDRAFQEDIDPREIDSYFLVDWLSSVKLGQGTLQIGVKNLFDTLYFPAYAQRSAGFSDTFNSAGSGRTLSLRYSLTF; from the coding sequence ATGAAGCAACAAGCACGCGATTCTTTTGCCCTGGCGGTGGGAAGTATGATGCCAGTATTAATTGCCACCCAGCCCGCCCAGGCACAAACATCAGCCATTACAGGCATTGAAATTATTGAAACATTGACAGGGGCTGAAGTATTTTTACAGACGACGACGGCTCAATTATTGGAGATATCGACAACTCAATCAGACAATACCCTGATCACTGAGGTTACCAATGCCCAATTGCGTTTGCCAGAAGGGCAGCCTCTGCAATCCACTAGCTTTAGCAACACAATCGAAAGTGTAGAAGTCCTTCAGGCCACAGAAAATAGCGTCCAAATTCAGATCACAGGCATGGATGCATTGCCGGAAATCAGCACAGATTTAACGATAGACGGTTTGTTTCTCCGGGCACAAGGCTCTGAGTCTAATTGGGTAACGGACGATGGAACGGAAACCCTTGAGTTGGTGGTTACGGCAACTCGTACACCAGAAGATCCAGAGGATATTTCCCGCTCTGTCACAATTATTACACGTGACCAAATTGCCACCCAAGCTGCCCTCAATCAAAATTTAGGTGATATTTTAGGGCAGCTAGTACCGGGTTTTGGCCCCACCTCAGACCGGGCGTTTACGGCTGCATCTTTGCGGGGTCGTACAGCTTCAATCTTGGTAGATGGCGTTCCTCTCAATGTGAATAACCGTGATTTTGACCGGGAATTAAAAACGATTGCCCCAAATGCTATTGAGCGGATTGAAGTGGTACGAGGCCCTTCTGCTCTCTATGGCGGTGAGGCGACTGGGGGCATTATCAATATTATTACCCGCAGGGCAGGGGAAGAGAGACTGGTCACGCAGGTTGAATTGGGTGTTGATGCTGCTCTAGGGAATTTTGAGGGGGAAAGCTTTGGTAATTTTCTTCGTTATGGCTTATCTGGCCAGGAAAACAATGTTGATTATTTAGTCGATTTATCCCGCACCAGTAGTGGAGCCATTTTTGATGCGGAAGGCGATCGCATCCCCGTCATCCAAGGGAACGATGAGAGTGAGACATTCAATATCTTAGGCAAAGTGGGGATTGCCCTCGGAGAACAACAACGGCTCCAGTTTTCGGCTAATCACTACAACAGTAAACGAACCACAGATGTCATTTCTGATCCCATCGTAGATGCGATACCCGGTGTCCAAAAAGCCCAAGCCCTAGAAGTCGGAGAACTCCAATTCCCCGCAGGAGGAGGCCCCCAAACGGATCGCAACACAGTTTTTAATGTGAGCTACAATCACGCAGATCTATGGGGTAGCAACGTTTCTGCCCAAGTCTATTATCGAGACAACCTGAGCCGCACTGATCCCCGTGACCGTCGCCCTCGTCCTTTTGGCATTTTTCAAGGGGAGCTCAATTCTGAAAATTGGGGCGGACGTCTTGGCGTACAAACTCCGCTGACACCCAAATTGAGCCTACTCTGGGGGGCAGACTACGATCAAGAAACCACCTCAAATACATTTAATCTTTTTGACCCCAATGCATTTGATGCTAGCAATGGCCAAGTTAATGTACTCACTGAACAACGCGCTTTAGTGCCTCCCTTTGATCTCAATAGCCTTGGCTTATTTACCCAGGTGCAATGGGAGGCAACAGAACGTTTACAACTGGTGGGAGGCATCCGCTACGAAAAGATCGATCTTGCGGTTGGAGATTACACAACGTTCTTCGGAGACTTTATCGAAGGAGGGCGTAAGGACTTTGACACTGTACTTTTCAACGCAGGTCTTGTTTATGATGCCAGTGATCATATCAATTTGTTTGCGAATTTTGCCCAGGGTTTTTCTGTACCTGATTTTGGCTTGGTTTTAGGCTTTCCAGACCCTGGATTTTCTGTGGCATCAGATGTGACAGTTAACCAACCGCAAAAAGTTGACGAGTTTGAACTTGGTATTCGGGGTAATTGGCGTAATATTCAAGCCTCTATTGCTGGTTTTTATAATCAATCAGATCTAGGCTCTACCTTTGAATTTAATCCGAGCACTGGATTTTTTGATATCTTACGGGCTCCTGAACGTGTTTATGGCATTGAAGCAACGGTCGATGCTCAGCTCAATGACACTTGGAACCTAGGGGGAACGATCAGTTGGTCAGAAGGCGAAGCAGATCTCGAAGACAATGGCACTTATCTTCCCTTGAGTAGCGCAAGAATCCAACCCTTAAAGCTGACGGCTTATGTAGAAAATGAAACACTGCCGGGTTGGACGAATCGTCTACAAGCGCTATATGTCGGCAGTCGAGACCGTGCTTTCCAAGAAGATATTGATCCTCGAGAGATTGATAGTTATTTTCTGGTGGATTGGCTCAGTAGTGTCAAGCTCGGTCAAGGTACTCTCCAGATTGGTGTTAAAAATCTGTTTGATACTTTGTATTTTCCGGCCTATGCCCAACGTAGTGCTGGTTTTTCTGACACCTTTAACAGCGCTGGCAGTGGTCGGACCCTCAGTCTTCGTTACTCTTTAACGTTTTAG
- a CDS encoding helix-turn-helix transcriptional regulator — MTITLSTNDLYQIWNDSLETGTIVQYSDALATFTEFPKQLGKGYWRDIQLRSGINLLIQDYTCHDSIIEYGQTEASPHFVSSFYLAGNYQSIVPGMSNHRHLNIKSNQMFLMADTKEIDEIPGQEQIISIKLQIEPCFLQSFSNQPTYQLPSPLQRWIDQKTVAPFLTTGITTSNMQVILKQILSCPYQGLMAQMYLESKVLELFVLQLEQFTTKSTANCPPLPRADIDRIHHAKEILINNFDNPPSLLDLARQVGLNDHKLKRGFRHCFGTTVFGYLRTYRMEQAKQLIAESHLTLAGVAQSIGYNSPSRFCDAFKRQFGMTPRAYQKQLHGYKTDPSGAK, encoded by the coding sequence ATGACTATTACGCTGTCCACAAATGATCTGTATCAAATTTGGAATGATAGCTTAGAAACAGGGACAATTGTTCAATATTCCGATGCACTAGCTACCTTCACTGAATTTCCGAAACAATTAGGAAAAGGCTATTGGCGTGATATTCAGTTACGTTCGGGTATTAATTTATTGATTCAAGACTACACTTGCCATGACTCAATCATTGAATATGGACAAACTGAAGCGTCACCGCACTTTGTCTCTAGCTTTTACTTAGCAGGTAATTATCAATCAATTGTGCCGGGTATGAGCAATCATCGTCATTTGAATATTAAGTCAAATCAAATGTTTTTGATGGCAGATACCAAAGAAATTGATGAAATCCCAGGCCAGGAACAAATTATTTCGATCAAATTGCAAATTGAGCCCTGCTTCCTTCAGAGTTTTAGCAATCAGCCAACATACCAATTACCTTCGCCGCTTCAAAGATGGATCGATCAAAAAACAGTAGCGCCATTTCTTACCACAGGCATTACAACTTCTAATATGCAAGTCATCCTCAAACAGATCTTGAGTTGTCCTTACCAAGGATTGATGGCCCAGATGTACTTAGAGAGTAAAGTCTTAGAATTATTTGTCCTTCAATTGGAGCAGTTCACAACTAAATCTACGGCTAACTGCCCCCCTTTACCCAGGGCAGATATTGATCGTATTCACCATGCCAAAGAAATTTTAATCAATAATTTTGATAATCCGCCTTCTCTACTAGATCTGGCTCGACAGGTGGGTTTAAACGATCACAAACTAAAGCGAGGCTTTCGTCACTGTTTTGGGACAACTGTATTTGGATATTTGCGTACCTATCGCATGGAACAAGCAAAACAATTAATTGCCGAATCACATTTGACTCTAGCAGGGGTAGCCCAATCCATCGGTTACAACAGCCCCAGTCGATTTTGTGATGCTTTTAAACGGCAATTTGGCATGACGCCCAGAGCCTATCAAAAACAACTCCATGGATATAAAACGGATCCCTCCGGGGCAAAATAA
- a CDS encoding NACHT domain-containing protein produces the protein MPKQSYGKIPQGRSQTLLFGLLDFANDALDADELQLDRLRTTVKVHWQAPRRLVVQTKLRHLQALTELIDAPLTVPQLKTALRDLESFLGILEDHRTTIRGSDTWHFSLNFWGDRWARAENIQQFNHTWAARRLGISEKKQNNFQENSQTDHDPTHPDWQSLCRQALDTHLTSNPLTAGDGMAFELADLYVPLGVTATHAEEDSPSDDPQDFLAQYRHLSHNRLAIIGEPGAGKTTFLQQLALALSATEDLPVWIPLADVGGRSLENYLLEVWLKQLFKQFTIAPKIQTEFAELIQNKRVWLFLDALDEMGDNLSQASFKLDRELQGWLGNASVVLSCRSAVWDTGKNALTDFVIHRCQGFSDDAQRKQVQCFIQKWFQGQPQLGDRLYGELNRSIHSRIRGVARQPLYLTLLCRTWQLTQGKLPGTKAILYRQFVEAFYDWKQDTFPTTQTQRQQLNQILGQCALKVLQKNPAKARFRQAEIQPFFDAVDPDFFTLALQLGWLKRVSRSATTGENVYAFHHLTFQEYFAATAIAHWEIFIDEGGEYPIFSLGWQETILLWLGREEIAAGEKENFLQALLHWQDHCGGFYEVRATCFVGKALAEFPEFSQGQAVIDQLVQWRFVTAQRQPKLPSPLVEEAGIALSRSDRQRVVTTLEQFLATHPDAFDRWLAAHSLGKNHDFGNPTAIANLEDLLTETADPNFQLNLCRSLGAIAPDNALVIASLTRLLAADQKATIRRKAALRLGKLQPHHPQAIATLLELAATSPQAIATLQEICPDHPLVQTDTVSQTRPTRRRTAKRISERSPREQALASQSLLKKLSLESNLDQRTRLVARLSSYLPDHPEIIPNLLTALRQARRKSTLKLAVDTLGQLIETKQLPLVLPQVKHIYQTVTPHSPNRRYCYKLLWDWSKTLPYEVFQRAWSSF, from the coding sequence ATCGCAAACGCTACTGTTTGGCTTGCTTGATTTTGCGAATGATGCCCTCGATGCAGATGAACTCCAACTAGACCGACTACGGACAACGGTAAAAGTCCATTGGCAGGCCCCCAGGCGACTGGTGGTGCAGACAAAATTACGCCATTTGCAAGCTTTAACAGAACTCATTGATGCTCCCCTAACCGTACCTCAACTGAAAACGGCCCTTAGGGATTTAGAAAGTTTTTTGGGGATTTTAGAGGATCACCGCACCACGATCCGGGGGTCTGATACTTGGCATTTTTCCTTAAATTTCTGGGGCGATCGCTGGGCACGGGCAGAAAATATACAACAGTTTAATCACACTTGGGCCGCGCGTCGCTTGGGGATATCCGAGAAGAAGCAAAATAATTTTCAGGAGAATTCTCAAACGGATCATGACCCAACTCACCCGGACTGGCAAAGCCTGTGTCGGCAAGCGCTGGATACCCACTTAACCAGTAATCCCCTAACGGCGGGGGATGGCATGGCCTTTGAATTAGCGGATTTGTACGTGCCCTTGGGGGTGACTGCCACCCATGCAGAGGAAGATTCTCCCAGCGATGATCCCCAGGATTTTTTGGCGCAATATCGCCATCTCTCCCATAATCGACTGGCGATCATTGGGGAGCCAGGGGCCGGAAAAACGACTTTTTTGCAACAGTTGGCCCTGGCTTTGTCGGCAACCGAAGATCTTCCTGTTTGGATCCCCCTGGCCGATGTGGGGGGGCGATCGCTAGAAAATTATTTGCTTGAAGTTTGGCTAAAGCAGCTTTTTAAGCAATTTACCATCGCGCCAAAAATCCAGACTGAATTTGCTGAACTGATTCAAAACAAACGGGTCTGGTTATTTTTAGATGCCCTTGATGAAATGGGAGATAATCTCAGCCAAGCGTCATTCAAACTCGACCGGGAACTCCAGGGCTGGTTAGGCAATGCTTCCGTCGTTTTGAGTTGTCGCAGTGCGGTGTGGGACACAGGGAAAAATGCCCTCACTGATTTTGTGATCCACCGTTGCCAAGGCTTTAGTGATGATGCCCAGCGTAAACAAGTGCAATGCTTTATCCAAAAATGGTTTCAAGGACAACCTCAACTCGGCGATCGCCTCTATGGTGAACTAAACCGCAGTATCCACAGTCGCATCCGTGGGGTTGCGCGCCAGCCGCTGTATTTGACGTTACTGTGTCGCACCTGGCAGCTCACCCAAGGCAAATTACCGGGGACAAAAGCCATTTTGTATCGCCAGTTTGTGGAAGCTTTCTATGACTGGAAACAAGATACTTTTCCCACGACCCAAACCCAACGCCAGCAACTGAATCAAATTTTGGGGCAGTGCGCTCTCAAGGTGCTCCAAAAAAATCCCGCAAAAGCCCGGTTTCGTCAGGCTGAAATTCAACCGTTTTTCGATGCCGTTGATCCTGATTTTTTTACCCTCGCGCTCCAATTGGGATGGTTAAAGCGGGTCAGTCGCTCTGCAACAACGGGGGAAAATGTCTACGCTTTCCATCATTTAACGTTTCAAGAATACTTTGCGGCAACGGCGATCGCCCACTGGGAGATTTTTATCGACGAAGGCGGCGAATATCCGATATTTTCGTTGGGTTGGCAGGAAACGATTTTGCTATGGCTGGGACGCGAAGAAATTGCCGCAGGCGAAAAAGAAAATTTTCTGCAAGCGCTTTTACACTGGCAAGACCATTGTGGTGGTTTCTACGAAGTACGCGCCACCTGTTTTGTTGGCAAAGCTTTAGCCGAATTCCCGGAATTTTCCCAAGGGCAAGCAGTGATCGATCAACTGGTGCAATGGCGCTTTGTCACCGCCCAGAGACAACCCAAGTTACCATCGCCCCTAGTTGAAGAGGCAGGCATTGCGCTCTCCAGAAGCGATCGCCAGCGGGTGGTGACTACCCTCGAGCAATTTTTAGCGACCCATCCCGATGCCTTTGACCGTTGGTTAGCGGCCCATAGCCTCGGCAAAAACCATGATTTCGGCAATCCAACGGCGATCGCCAACCTCGAAGATCTGCTGACAGAAACCGCAGATCCGAATTTTCAACTTAATCTCTGCCGCAGTTTAGGGGCCATCGCTCCCGATAATGCCCTCGTCATTGCCAGTCTTACCCGCCTGTTGGCAGCGGATCAAAAAGCAACTATCCGTCGTAAAGCCGCCCTGCGTCTCGGTAAACTCCAGCCCCATCATCCCCAGGCGATCGCCACTTTGTTAGAGCTTGCGGCAACGTCTCCCCAGGCGATCGCCACCCTCCAGGAAATTTGTCCGGATCATCCTTTGGTGCAAACAGATACTGTTAGTCAAACTCGGCCCACCCGACGGCGCACCGCAAAGCGGATCTCGGAGAGATCGCCCCGTGAACAGGCCCTAGCTAGCCAAAGTCTTTTAAAAAAATTAAGCCTAGAAAGCAACCTCGATCAACGCACAAGGCTAGTTGCCCGTCTCAGTAGTTATCTGCCTGACCATCCAGAGATTATTCCCAATCTACTCACAGCTCTCCGTCAGGCTCGCCGAAAAAGTACCCTCAAGTTGGCCGTTGACACCCTCGGTCAATTAATTGAGACGAAACAATTACCCCTAGTTTTGCCCCAGGTGAAACACATTTATCAGACGGTCACCCCCCATTCTCCCAATCGGCGCTACTGTTATAAATTGCTCTGGGACTGGTCAAAAACTTTGCCTTACGAAGTCTTTCAACGGGCTTGGTCGTCTTTTTAA